The region CGCATCGAGGACCAGGACGACGAAGTCGGCTGCGGGCAGGACACCCCGCGGTGACCGCCGCCCCGGCCGGCCCGGCCGCCCCGCACAGCACGGCCACGATCCTGTACGACCCGGACGGGCTGATCGAAGCGCAGCTCCCGTTCGACCGCGCGCCGTACGAGTGCCTCGTCAAGGCAGTCCTGGCGTGGGCCGGCCCGGACACGCTGCAGGAGCGCGACTATGAGCAGATCGCGCTCCAGCTGACCGCCTGTGCCCGCGCGGCCGCCGTCGACGTACGGCGCTGCGCCGACCAGTTGCCGGCGGACAGCGGGTGTCGGGCGCTGGCCGACGTCGTCCTGCTGGAGGCGGAAGGCCGGCTGTCCGTGGCGCTGGAGGGCACAGTGCGTTGCGTCCAAGACCGCGCCCGCTTGGTGCGCGCCCTCTATGAGCGCCTGGACCGCCTGACGGCCGCCTGAGCGGCTACTGCTCGCGTGCGGACGGGGGCAGTGCCATGTCCATCAGCTGCCGTACCGCGTCGCTGTCGAGGTCGCTGTCCAGGTGGAAGGACACCCTCAGCATCTTGCCGACCTGGACAGGGGTGATGCCGAAACGCAGGCGTGCGTCCAGGCAGATCTCCCCGAAGATGCCGGCCGCCGCCTCGGGACGGTGCTGGAAGTACCAGACCAGCATCCTGACCGTGTCGGCGGGAAGATCTCCCAGCCTCTTGCCGTCATTTGTTCCGCCGTGCTGATCGACGTCGTCCGCGAGGTGACCGAGAACGGCGTCGATCAACACCTTGCGCAGAGCTCCACCGGGAATCAGCCCCTGGTCCTGCCCGTACATGAGAGTGGTCGCGGCAGTCCACGCCAGGGCATCGGCGGCCTCGTGGGCGTCGTCGCCCTTCATGTAGGGCTTGCGGCGCTTCCCACGCGGTTGTTCCGTCAGGTCGTCGTGGAAGTTCTTCCGCAGCCGGTTGTGGGCGTCCACCAGGCCCACCGGCTGGACGGTGTCGTACGAGGTGGTCGCGGCCAGCAGGGACTTGGGGCCGTTCTTCTGATGGAAGTTCTCCGCCCAGTCCCGGGCCACGGGCACCGACCACCACGGGGCCCCGTCGGCTTCCGCTTGGGGCTCGGGCAGCTTGTCCGCCTCGTAGCGCAGGTCGGGCATGTCCTCTTCCGCCACTGCCGCGATATTCGCCAGCCCTGCCATGTTCACCAAGCGGTCCGCCGCCAACTCGGGCGCGTGCAGATCGACAACGCACTCCGTCAGGGGCCGCACCCCGGGCTGAGAGGCCCGAAGCTGCGCCCAGAGTGCCAGGTGGTCGTGCCAGTTCGCCGGCGGCGTTTCGGGTGCCGTGAAACTGGCGATCTTGGCGACAGCGGCGTTCTGGGGATTGCAGGGGGCTTTCAGCACGTCAGCGGCGGTGACGGTGAGCTGGTTGTCCACTTCGCGGGGGTCGTTACGCTCGTAGGCGCCGTCCCAGACAAGGCCCGGGCGGTGCCAGCGTTCACCGGCCCACCAGTAGCCGCCGTGGCGAAACAGCATCCCCGCGGGCTCGTGCACCCAGTGGTGATGCAGGCCGCCCAGGTCGCCCGCCTCGATGAGTAAGACCACCCGGCCGTACTCCGGGTGCTGGTACACCGCCCATGCGAACGCCGGGTTCTTCGGCTCGGTGGTGAACGCCACCCACCCCCCGTTGCGTGTCGGGTCAGTCCGCCCCCACAGTCCGCCACCTTGGTTGCGGCCGGTCCGCTCGATGGCGTCGGGGTTGTCCAGGGGCAGGCGCTCATCGTTGATGAACACCAGGCCCGGAACGGGGTGATCGGTGCGCGTGCCGTTGGCGACCGGACGGATGCGGGACATCGCAGAATTCCCCTCAAAGCTGTCAGTACAACCGGAAGAACCTAGCCCGCTCCGATGGGAGTTATGCGCCCAGAGCGAGCCCATCTCGTCACGACTTCGGCCAAAGCATCGGAGCTGTGTGCAGGGCCCCGCTCCGCCTGGCGGCTGCGTCCGTGGAGCCGTTGTTGCCCGGCCAGCCCGGCCAGCAGCCGGCTCGGCACCGCCGCTGAAGTTGTCCGAGCCTTTACCGGGTGCCGTTCGGCAACGGACTGGGCAACGGACTGGGCAACGGGGTAGGCAACGGACTGGGCAACGGACTGGGCACACCGTTCCGTCAAGGCCGCTTCGAAAGGGGCCTCTGACCTGGGGTAGTGATGTTTCCGCCGCTGCTCCAGGGCGCTGACATCCCCTCTGTGCCCCCTCCCTTGTCCTCAGCCCTGGTGATGGAGGAGGCGGATGGACTGCGGACAGGGCACCTCGGGGAAGCGGCGCCGGTTCGCGTCACGGCGGCCTGCCCCGCAGCCGCCGCCCTGGTCCCGCCTCATCGTGTCGGCGGGCCGGATGGAGGCGTCCGGCGACACCGGCCGGGCACTCGTACTCCCGAGGCTGGACCCTGGGCTGACAGGCCGGGACGGATCGAGGCGAGGAGAGCACGATGTGGTTCAAGGCCGCACTGACAGCCGTACTGGCACTGTGGCGCCGCCGCAATCGCAAGCGCGCGCGCAGAGGGACATGACAAGCCGTGCAGCCTCCCCGACACAGCTGCCCGGAGGTGCAACGCGAGTGCAATGCCGGGGTGTAACGCGGATCTGCGTTTCACCCCTGACCTGCAAGAAAACCCCTCCAATCGAGAATCGGCGTGCGTTACACGCCCGCGTTACGGCCCTCACGGACGCCCAGGTCCGGATCCGGTCGAATCCGGGTCCGGACAGCCCGCCCGCCTGCAGCACGAACCGACCCCGGGCCTGAGCTGGCCCGGGGTCGGTTCGTGCGGGGGAGTGGTCAGAGGTTGTCCGGGGCGGAAGCAGCCGGGACTGCTGGCACTGCGCCCGCCCAGTCGACGCCCAGTGCGGCGAGGGAGGCGAGTTGGTCGGCGGTGAGCCTGTCCCGCCTGGAACGCATGTTCGAAATCCATACGCCCAGCTTCAGGATCACCGGTTCCGCCTCACCGTCGACCGCGATCTGTTCACCGTGCGCGCGCGGCACGGGCCGGTCGCCTTCCCGTTCCACCCACTGCGTCAGGGCCGCCAGGCCCCGCCGGAACGCCTGCTCCGCCCTGTCCGCGCCCTTCGCCGCTTCCCCGGCTGTCGGGGCGGGAGAGGGGGCCACAGGGGCGTTGATGCCGAGCGCGGTCAGCCGCTCCTGCTGCTCGGGCAGCAGCTGCATCCAGGTGCCGGGTTCCTGTTGCCGCCACCGCCACTTGCCGATGTCGTCGCCGTCCCAGACCACGCCCGCCGCGAGGTAGGGCAGGGAGCCCTCGTCTTCGACGATGTCGGCAAGCACCCGGTAGTGGCGTTGCCAGTCCAGGGGCCAGGGGCAGTCCCAGTCCGGGTCGATCTCCGTGAGCTGCGCCGCACGGGCGGCGGCCCGCTCCGGGTCCTTGCCCAGTCCGTTCTTGGCTCCCTTCCTGCGCAGATTGGCCATGTGCTGCCCGACCGGCACCATCGCCTCGCCCTCGCCCCAGACCGCGTCCTGGCGGGGTGCGAGGTGCCCGGTGGCCCGCCGGTACGAGCGCAGCGCGGACAGCTTGGCCTCCCACGCCTCCTCACCCGGCTCCCAGACCATCCCGGCCGCCGGTTCGTCCAGCAGCTCCCTGCGGCGCGGCTCCAGCTCCCCGGCCCGCGCCGCCTTCCTCTGCTGGTGCACCCACCGCCCCAGCGGGAAGTCCTTGGTGACGCCGACCTCGGTCTCCGTGTCATACGGCACGGCGTACAGGCCGGTGATCTCGTTCTCCGCCCGCCACCGGACCAGGGCCCGGTAGCCCTCCAGCCACACCAGGGAGTCGGGCGTGTAGACCCGGGTGCGCAGGAACGCCGCGATCGTCGCCGCGTCCCGGGGCGAGGCGAAGTGCAGCAGCGCCGACTCCGCGGCCGCGTCGGCGCCGTCCTGCTCCTGCTCCTGGTCCTCGCCGTCACCCCCGCCGGCCCCAGTGATCCGGCCGGCTTCGTCCCTCTTGACGTGGATCTTGCGCTTCCCGCTGGACAGGGCGCGGGAGGCGAGCTGCTCCACCAGACGCTCATCGTGGGAGCGGAGCCCTTGGAGCACCGCTACCAGGGGGGCGAAGCTGGCGCTGGCGACCATGTCGCCGGGGTCCTCCCCGGCCTCGAGGAAACACGGCACGATGATCCTGGCGACTTTGGTGGTGCCGTCGCGGTTGAGGCGCAGCGCCCGGCCGATGTTCTGCACGATCTCCACCTGCGAGCCGCGGGTGTCGGCGAAGACGATCGCCTCGACACCCCGCTCGCCCGTGATGTCCACGCCCTCCCCGAGCACGCGAACGGACGCCAGGAACGCCCGGTGCACGCGCCGGCTGTTGGCGTCGATGCCGTTGGCGAACTGCCGCAGCACCTCCCGGCGTTCGGCCACCAGGTGGTCGCCGCACAGCCACGCCGACCACACCCGGTCCGGGGGCACGTGGCGGCCGGCCTCCAGGTCGTACAGCTCCGCG is a window of Streptomyces sp. NBC_01477 DNA encoding:
- a CDS encoding restriction endonuclease; its protein translation is MTAAPAGPAAPHSTATILYDPDGLIEAQLPFDRAPYECLVKAVLAWAGPDTLQERDYEQIALQLTACARAAAVDVRRCADQLPADSGCRALADVVLLEAEGRLSVALEGTVRCVQDRARLVRALYERLDRLTAA
- a CDS encoding DEAD/DEAH box helicase codes for the protein MSGIQLKEHQVKQKAAFRKWVGFPARSSVPARGARGTIVSATGSGKTIMAAASALESFPDGRILVTVPTLDLLVQTAQAWRAVGHRSPMVAVCSLENDAVLNELGVRTTTNPIQLALWAGSGPLVAFATYASLVDREDPEDPSGRAKLRGPLEAALAGGDRLYGQRMDGFNLAIVDEAHGTAGDMGRPWAAIHDNARIPADFRLYLTATPRILAAARPQKGTDGQELEIASMADDPDGTFGAWLPGAELGLSEAIEKGVLAGFEIDVLEIRDPSPILGLSEEALRGRRLALLQTALLEHAAAHNLRTVMTFHQRVEEAQAFAEKLPETAAELYATELSDEELAEAEKKVKKLPASSIGAELYDLEAGRHVPPDRVWSAWLCGDHLVAERREVLRQFANGIDANSRRVHRAFLASVRVLGEGVDITGERGVEAIVFADTRGSQVEIVQNIGRALRLNRDGTTKVARIIVPCFLEAGEDPGDMVASASFAPLVAVLQGLRSHDERLVEQLASRALSSGKRKIHVKRDEAGRITGAGGGDGEDQEQEQDGADAAAESALLHFASPRDAATIAAFLRTRVYTPDSLVWLEGYRALVRWRAENEITGLYAVPYDTETEVGVTKDFPLGRWVHQQRKAARAGELEPRRRELLDEPAAGMVWEPGEEAWEAKLSALRSYRRATGHLAPRQDAVWGEGEAMVPVGQHMANLRRKGAKNGLGKDPERAAARAAQLTEIDPDWDCPWPLDWQRHYRVLADIVEDEGSLPYLAAGVVWDGDDIGKWRWRQQEPGTWMQLLPEQQERLTALGINAPVAPSPAPTAGEAAKGADRAEQAFRRGLAALTQWVEREGDRPVPRAHGEQIAVDGEAEPVILKLGVWISNMRSRRDRLTADQLASLAALGVDWAGAVPAVPAASAPDNL